The DNA window AAAACCACAATAGTAGAGCTGAAGGAGGTTATGTGCATCTTATTTCAGCAGCTAACCGGTGGTCACAGTGAAAGCAAGTTGTTTCACTAAACGTAGTGTCTCTtaacttgtgtgtgtgattaataACAAACGTGTTTTTGCCGTAGAGATCCTCAGTTCAAAGACTTTACCCGAGCCGATCAAGCGAGAAGAAACAGTAGTCTGGTATCCATGGACAATCAACAACAAATACTACACAGCGGATGTCAGGCTATGTGTTGTACCAAGCACTTTTCAAATGTCATCGGAGATTGCCCAGTCCATGCAGGCTTTCATCGCTTATTTTGACAGTACAGTGGTACGTGACTTTCAAATGAGCATAAGTTGAGAATCTATAGACTGTGATACATGTGCATGCGTTTACTATGTGTGCATGGTGTTTGCAGAAGGATGGTCTGGAGAAGCTACAACCTTGGATATCAGTGGTGGAAGATCTTGCTCCAGAGGTGCTCATTCTGGTGTGTGACAGAGTCTGCGAGAATGGTTCGTGCTTCAGCTCTTTATGGTTTCCATTAGATTGCAAAACAATTGTCCAGGGTACTATATTGaatgtcaaatgtattttgtgttcAAGGGGTGACTAGACATGCTGCACAACAGTGGTGTTTGTCTCATGCCTTTGAGCTGGTGGAGCTCAATCCACAAGAGCTGCCAGATGAGGATGGTAAGTTTTCCAGAGAAGAGAAATTCCAGTGACACtgcatacatttattttcatgcttcagcttttgtcacattttgttcttATCTACACCGTCTTTGCTGCCTCATCAGATGACTTTCCAGAATCCACCGGAGTAAAGAGAATTGTCCAGGCTCTCAATGCCAACGTGTGGTCCAGTGTGGAGATGAAGGACGGTGAGATGAGATCAGTACAATTACCTGTTGCACTTTCCCCTGTCTACGTAatttatcagtgtgtgtgtctggtatGTGACTGTTTATATCTCTGTCTGATAGGCCACAATCAgggctttggtctgatgagtagTTTGGTGGCTGCCAGACACAACAACCCACACAGCTCTCCACAAGAGCCACCGGTCAGTTACAGTTTGATGTaaccattttcatttattttgattgtAATTCAGTTTTTATTCATAACTTGTCTTGTTTTTACTTCCCTCTCATGCATCATTAATACATCTATATTTAAATGAGATTTAAAATTTGTAAGGTTTCAATGAGGCATGTTAACCCTAGCTCCTTTTTGTAGCAGTCTTCCAGCTTGCCAGTAGAGGGCTCACTTGTTACTGAGGATGCTAACCATACAGAAAGCAGtgccaacacagacacacagcaggacacagtagtTGGTAAGTGAACAACTCCATCATTTCCCTCCAAAACATGGATATTTTAATAAATGTGGAGAAGACATTTAATGTGAAGTCATTAATATTCAATTGTTTTCATTCTCTCAGATGCAATGACTGATTTGGACATTCAGGAACTTGCTAATCTCACAGCTGGAGATGCAGATGTGGATAACTTTGAACGTCTCTTTACCAAATTGAAAGAGATGAAAGGTAATTGGGGAATGTGAAGTGAATGCACACCTTGGATGTGTGCATATACCTCACTGTGGTTGTCAAATATTCCCTCTGCTGACGCCATttatgatgttttgtttgtctctgaTTTTCCACCTGCAGATAAAGCTTCTTCATTGCCTCACGAGCAGAGAAAGGTTCATGCAGAGAAGGTAAGTAACTGTATTCACCTCTGGTTACAAGACACCAAGACTAGGACCTGTTCATGTTCATAATCTGTGGATCCTGGTTGtatcaaaaaatgtatcatcTGTCATGAAATAGTtttaaaacaaatctgattGTTGGAGCACGTTTCAGTAGCTGTGTCTCAGACTGAATCCTCGATTGGCTCAGTAAATTGTGTAGGTAAATATGTTTAAAGTCTTGTATCGAGTATTTACACTTATCTACTTTCCAGGTAGCAAAAGCGTTTTGGATGGCCAtcggtggtgatgatgatgagataGACGGGATATCATCGGGTGAGGAGAGCTAAAAGTAGCTGCCTGTGACTCATTCTCTTTTCTCCTGGCCCTCCTCCTATCCTGGGCCTCCCACAAGATCCAGAGCCCTTTGACTTGCTTCTTGCACCTGGAAAGTGGAGATGCTTACAGATGGTGCTGTAGGCACAGTCATGTTTAGAAACTTTTGATTCTTTAAATGAAATGATTGCAATACCGGTGTATAGTGAGAAGATATCATGATTAGGGAGAGAAGAGATCCTGCAGATGGCCCTGACCCTCAGTGTTCTCCCCTGGGTCCCTCACTCTGCCATAAGCCCCCGAGTGAACCTCAACACAGGATGACGTCACAGGTGGAAAAAGGAATTAAAATAACGTATGTGTATGTCCCTTAGGTACAGTTGTCACATATATTTGCAAGTGACATAATGTGCCTTATCCTTAGAAGACATTTAATGCATATTCTGTTGAATCAACATAAAGacttgtgattttatttttttgcctctTGTGTATTTATTGTGACCACAAGACTGTTGCACTATGTGCAGCACATTTCATGCTCATCAAGAAAGATATGCAGACCGGAAAAATAGGAACACCTGTATGCTGCAATGG is part of the Epinephelus lanceolatus isolate andai-2023 chromosome 5, ASM4190304v1, whole genome shotgun sequence genome and encodes:
- the aagab gene encoding alpha- and gamma-adaptin-binding protein p34 isoform X1: MSATEEDTEVTIPCVVITSSDSGFQEEELIKQILSSKTLPEPIKREETVVWYPWTINNKYYTADVRLCVVPSTFQMSSEIAQSMQAFIAYFDSTVKDGLEKLQPWISVVEDLAPEVLILVCDRVCENGVTRHAAQQWCLSHAFELVELNPQELPDEDDDFPESTGVKRIVQALNANVWSSVEMKDGHNQGFGLMSSLVAARHNNPHSSPQEPPQSSSLPVEGSLVTEDANHTESSANTDTQQDTVVDAMTDLDIQELANLTAGDADVDNFERLFTKLKEMKDKASSLPHEQRKVHAEKVAKAFWMAIGGDDDEIDGISSGEES
- the aagab gene encoding alpha- and gamma-adaptin-binding protein p34 isoform X2 yields the protein MSATEEDTEVTIPCVVITSSDSGFQEEELIKQILSSKTLPEPIKREETVVWYPWTINNKYYTADVRLCVVPSTFQMSSEIAQSMQAFIAYFDSTVKDGLEKLQPWISVVEDLAPEVLILVCDRVCENGVTRHAAQQWCLSHAFELVELNPQELPDEDDDFPESTGVKRIVQALNANVWSSVEMKDGHNQGFGLMSSLVAARHNNPHSSPQEPPSSSLPVEGSLVTEDANHTESSANTDTQQDTVVDAMTDLDIQELANLTAGDADVDNFERLFTKLKEMKDKASSLPHEQRKVHAEKVAKAFWMAIGGDDDEIDGISSGEES